The Mytilus galloprovincialis chromosome 7, xbMytGall1.hap1.1, whole genome shotgun sequence genome has a window encoding:
- the LOC143081750 gene encoding uncharacterized protein LOC143081750 yields MTSIEENTSTIADETSPGLDSKERTGSSNILLIVLIITAVLAVAVLILVIVLCIRQKSLRSGPRSLIVPNNEVTYAQVNKPTKEKTPVHAEEPTRNNTADETYDHMERHRLSQNQVPSESNYDTMQSVGNGELENDYDVTSGTDRPRQIVVDDNAEYSHMEGEVEYQEIKVVTT; encoded by the exons ATGACATCTATCGAAGAAAACACATCAACAATTGCGGATGAAACTTCTCCTGGTTTGGATTCAAAAGAACGAACGGGTTCGAGTA ATATTCTACTGATAGTGCTGATTATAACAGCCGTTCTTGCTGTTGCAGTTCTTATTTTAGTGATCGTGTTATGTATAAG ACAGAAATCATTGCGGTCTGGACCTCGCTCATTGATTGTTCCGAACAATGAAGTAACATACGCTCAGGTCAACAAGCCTACAAAAGAGAAAACACCTGTCCATGCTGAAGAACCGACTAGAAACAACACAGCCGACGAGACCTATGATCACATGGAACGTCATCGACTCAGTCAGAATCAGGTTCCATCTGAGAGTAATTATGATACCATGCAGTCTGTTGGAAATGGAGAATTGGAAaatgactatgatgtcacaagTGGAACAGACAGACCAAGGCAAATTGTCGTTGATGACAATGCAGAATATAGCCACATGGAAGGTGAAGTTGAATATCAGGAAATAAAAGTTGTGACGACATAA